A window of the Gossypium hirsutum isolate 1008001.06 chromosome A03, Gossypium_hirsutum_v2.1, whole genome shotgun sequence genome harbors these coding sequences:
- the LOC107887607 gene encoding plant UBX domain-containing protein 2 isoform X1 has protein sequence MSEMKDKLKGFMKKVNTQFSSSSSSSSSSGKFKGQGRVLGSSSSSGPVNPILTRPSPTPNPAPSSSSSNSKPVLPSKPPVSDQNKPSSNSNPEPNHKTGSGFDPYDSFITSSKVSKNGFTINVFECPICGASYRSEEEVSIHVETCVNNTNSLDRKGTDDESGSNETALEESRGEVEVRVSSFLSGKPAEGSIEVVLKLLRNIVKEPGNDKFRKLRMSNPKIREAIGEVAGGVELLEFVGFELKEEGGEMWAVMDVPKEEQISVISKAIMLLEPGNMEKFKSENISPAAPPEKEETVESKKIDRKIRVFFSVPESVAAKIELPDSFYNLSSEELKREAEMRKKKIADSQLLIPKSYKEKQAKAARRKYRRTIIRIQFPDGVVLQGEFAPWEPTSALYELVSSALKEPCLEFELLDPVIVKRRVIPSFPAAGEKGRTLEDEDLVPSALIKFKPVETDSVVFTGLSNELLEISEPLVTN, from the exons ATGAGTGAGATGAAAGATAAATTGAAGGGCTTCATGAAGAAAGTCAACACCcagttctcttcttcttcttcttcttcttcttcttctggtAAATTCAAGGGCCAAGGTCGAGTCTTGGGTTCCTCTTCTTCTTCTGGACCTGTTAACCCCATCCTTACCCGTCCCTCTCCTACTCCCAACCCTGCCCCTTCTTCCTCCTCATCCAATTCTAAGCCCGTTTTGCCTTCTAAACCACCGGTTTCTGATCAAAACAAGCCCAGTTCCAACTCTAATCCTGAACCAAATCACAAAACGGGAAGTGGGTTTGATCCCTACGACTCATTCATCACTTCTAGTAAGGTATCCAAAAATGGTTTCACTATAAATGTATTCGAGTGTCCGATTTGTGGCGCTTCTTATCGGTCTGAGGAGGAGGTGTCTATACATGTTGAAACTTGTGTCAACAATACCAATTCATTGGATAGAAAAGGAACTGATGATGAATCTGGATCCAATGAGACCGCTTTGGAAGAGTCAAGAGGTGAAGTAGAGGTTCGTGTTAGTTCATTCCTTTCAGGGAAACCAGCAGAAGGCTCGATTGAGGTAGTTCTCAAGTTGTTGAGGAATATAGTTAAGGAACCTGGGAATGACAAGTTTAGGAAGCTTCGAATGAGTAATCCGAAGATAAGGGAGGCAATTGGTGAGGTAGCAGGAGGGGTTGAACTGTTGGAATTTGTTGGATTTGAATTGAAGGAGGAAGGAGGGGAAATGTGGGCAGTCATGGATGTTCCTAAAGAGGAGCAGATTAGTGTGATCAGTAAGGCAATAATGTTGTTGGAACCAGGAAACATGGAAAAATTTAAGAGTGAAAATATTTCCCCTGCAGCTCCACCTGAGAAAGAGGAAACTGTTGAGTCAAAGAAGATAGACAGAAAG ATCCGGGTGTTCTTCTCTGTACCTGAGAGTGTGGCAGCAAAAATTGAGCTACCGGATTCTTTCTATAACCTATCAAGTGAAGAGTTGAAGAGAGAAGCGGAgatgagaaagaaaaagattgcAGACTCCCAGCTTTTAATCCCTAAGTCTTACAAGGAAAAGCAAGCGAAAGCAGCCAGGAGAAAGTATAGAAGAACAATTATTCGCATCCAGTTTCCTGATGGAGTGGTGCTTCAAGGTGAATTCGCTCCTTGGGAACCAACTAGTGCTCTCTACGAG CTTGTGAGCTCAGCACTGAAAGAACCGTGCTTGGAGTTCGAGCTGTTAGATCCGGTAATTGTTAAACGACGAGTGATCCCATCATTTCCTGCAGCAGGGGAGAAAGGCAGGACGCTGGAGGATGAAGATTTGGTTCCCTCAGCACTTATTAAGTTCAAGCCTGTTGAAACTGATTCTGTCGTCTTCACTGGCCTTTCTAATGAGCTCCTGGAAATCAGTGAGCCCCTTGTAACTAATTGA
- the LOC107887607 gene encoding plant UBX domain-containing protein 2 isoform X2, with translation MSEMKDKLKGFMKKVNTQFSSSSSSSSSSGKFKGQGRVLGSSSSSGPVNPILTRPSPTPNPAPSSSSSNSKPVLPSKPPVSDQNKPSSNSNPEPNHKTGSGFDPYDSFITSSKVSKNGFTINVFECPICGASYRSEEEVSIHVETCVNNTNSLDRKGTDDESGSNETALEESRGEVEVRVSSFLSGKPAEGSIEVVLKLLRNIVKEPGNDKFRKLRMSNPKIREAIGEVAGGVELLEFVGFELKEEGGEMWAVMDVPKEEQISVISKAIMLLEPGNMEKFKSENISPAAPPEKEETVESKKIDRKIRVFFSVPESVAAKIELPDSFYNLSSEELKREAEMRKKKIADSQLLIPKSYKEKQAKAARRKYRRTIIRIQFPDGVVLQGEFAPWEPTSALYEEMRLRRKKKYYTWEHENNNNVD, from the exons ATGAGTGAGATGAAAGATAAATTGAAGGGCTTCATGAAGAAAGTCAACACCcagttctcttcttcttcttcttcttcttcttcttctggtAAATTCAAGGGCCAAGGTCGAGTCTTGGGTTCCTCTTCTTCTTCTGGACCTGTTAACCCCATCCTTACCCGTCCCTCTCCTACTCCCAACCCTGCCCCTTCTTCCTCCTCATCCAATTCTAAGCCCGTTTTGCCTTCTAAACCACCGGTTTCTGATCAAAACAAGCCCAGTTCCAACTCTAATCCTGAACCAAATCACAAAACGGGAAGTGGGTTTGATCCCTACGACTCATTCATCACTTCTAGTAAGGTATCCAAAAATGGTTTCACTATAAATGTATTCGAGTGTCCGATTTGTGGCGCTTCTTATCGGTCTGAGGAGGAGGTGTCTATACATGTTGAAACTTGTGTCAACAATACCAATTCATTGGATAGAAAAGGAACTGATGATGAATCTGGATCCAATGAGACCGCTTTGGAAGAGTCAAGAGGTGAAGTAGAGGTTCGTGTTAGTTCATTCCTTTCAGGGAAACCAGCAGAAGGCTCGATTGAGGTAGTTCTCAAGTTGTTGAGGAATATAGTTAAGGAACCTGGGAATGACAAGTTTAGGAAGCTTCGAATGAGTAATCCGAAGATAAGGGAGGCAATTGGTGAGGTAGCAGGAGGGGTTGAACTGTTGGAATTTGTTGGATTTGAATTGAAGGAGGAAGGAGGGGAAATGTGGGCAGTCATGGATGTTCCTAAAGAGGAGCAGATTAGTGTGATCAGTAAGGCAATAATGTTGTTGGAACCAGGAAACATGGAAAAATTTAAGAGTGAAAATATTTCCCCTGCAGCTCCACCTGAGAAAGAGGAAACTGTTGAGTCAAAGAAGATAGACAGAAAG ATCCGGGTGTTCTTCTCTGTACCTGAGAGTGTGGCAGCAAAAATTGAGCTACCGGATTCTTTCTATAACCTATCAAGTGAAGAGTTGAAGAGAGAAGCGGAgatgagaaagaaaaagattgcAGACTCCCAGCTTTTAATCCCTAAGTCTTACAAGGAAAAGCAAGCGAAAGCAGCCAGGAGAAAGTATAGAAGAACAATTATTCGCATCCAGTTTCCTGATGGAGTGGTGCTTCAAGGTGAATTCGCTCCTTGGGAACCAACTAGTGCTCTCTACGAG GAAATGAGgctaagaaggaaaaagaaatattATACATGGGAGCATGAGAATAATAACAATGTAGATTAG